CCTTCCTGCACGAAGATGGCGCGTGGAAGATTGGCAAGAAGCGAGTCACCATCCTGGTGCTGGCCTCAATCCATAAAGGCTGGGCAGGGCCGGAAAAGATCGCCACCCTGTAAGAGAGGGTGGGCACTGCGAATCGAGCAGGCCTTTCGGCCGGCAACCAATCTCTTTCTATTTGCGTCCTTGCAAGCCGCTGAGGGAATGCTACGCCGATGTCACTTGCCGGCCGGATAGGTCGCTTCCGGCTCCGGCAAGGCGAAGTCCGGGTTGGTCTTGAAGATCTCCACAATCGTGCCTAATTGTTTGCGCGCATCCACATACATGAAAGTGGCGCCGCGCCAGGTGCCGCCCATCAGCGGCTGCATCCCCGCGGCCTTAAAGCCCGCGAGCGCCCGGTCGTAGTCGTCCACTACCGACAGCACGTGGTGGACTCCCTCGCCGCTTTGCTCCAAAAACTCCTTGTAGATGCTTTGTCCGGTGAGAGGCTGAATCAGCTCCCACTGGATATTGCCCACCTGCGCGAGGGCGATCCGCATGCTGTAGGGTTCCGGCTTTTCCCGGATGGTCATTTCGGTCATGAGGGGCGGAGCCATCGTGTACACCTGCCACGGTCCGATGCCGAACGTTTTCCAGTAACGCTCCATCGCTTCCTGGACATCCCGCACAACCACGCAGATCTGCGGTATCTGCTTCAACTCCACACTGGGCATGAAATTTCCTTTCTGCTCCGGCTCTCCCAGCAGGGCTCCAGACCGCGGTCGGCCCTGCTTTCTTGCACCAGATTCACAGAGAAAGTCTACATCACGGACAGGGGCTGTGAAATTGGATTTGGCGGCACGAAGGGCTACCGCCCGTCGTTACAAGATCTGGGAAAAGAAAGGGATCAGTCGCCGCCGGCGGAGGTGGGGACGGCGCGGAGGTAGCGCCAGGGATTGACCGGGGCGTTGTTCATGCGCACTTCGTAGTGCACGTGGGGGCCGGTGGTGCGGCCGCTGATGCCGGTGTAGCCGATGACCTGACCGCGCTTGACGTGGGCGCCGGTCATGGTGGCGAAGGCGGAGAGGTGGGCGTACCAGGTGGTGATGCCGAAGCCGTGGTCCACGACGACCAGGCGGCCGTAGCCGGCGTGATTTTCGGCGATGGTGACGAAGCCGTCGGCGGAGACGTGCACCGGGGCGCCGTAGTCGGACCCGATGTCCACGCCGGTGTGGAAGGCGCCTTCCCCGCTGAAGGGGTCGAGGCGCTCGCCAAAGGCGTCGGTGATGTGGCCAAGGACGGGCCAGATGGAAGGCGTATAGGCCGAGTCGGCGAAGCTGAGCGCGGGCATGAGGCGCAGGCCGTTGCTGGAGACGGTGATGGCGGAGGCGTTGCGCTTGAGAAAGGTGAACTGCTCGAGGGAGCGTTCAAAGACGGCTTCCGGGGTGGAGGCGGTGTCGCGCAAGTCGAACATGGCCGGCTTGTAGCGCAGCACACCGTAGGTCATGGCCACTTCCGTGGCCAGAGACTGCAGCGAATCGATACGCTGGTTGGTGTCGTTGACGGTGGTCTGCAGTTGCCGATACTGGAGCTTGAGGGTGTCCTGCTGGTGGCGCAGGGCGTTGTAGTTGCCGACTTTCCAGAGCATGCGGCTGTAGGAAGCGACGGCGGCGGCTACGGAAATGGAGCCGATCAGCGCGAGGACAGCGACGCCCTGCAGCACGTACGCCGAGACGGTCATCTTGCGGAGATGGCCCGGCGACGAGGCAACGTAAAATGTGTATGACTTTCCCTTGAACATGGCGCTTCAGGCCCCTCAGCCTTCTGCTGGATATCGCGCTTCTCCGAAGCAGCGGACGCAACCCCTATTTCTGTGACCGCGAAGCGGTCAACAAGTTGCCCGCGGTTGGCACACCGGAGGAGCTATCCTACCAGAAAGAGGCCGTCTTGCTCCTGCCACATATTAGTTTTTGTAGATTTGCGAAGTCAACCCTCGGATGGCCAGTTTCGGGGCAGGCGACCCGGAGTAGTCTCCTGTCCGGAAGGACAGGAGGCAGGAGGCCCAAAGCTCGCGCCGGGGGGCGGCGCTGGTTATACTGCCCGCAGCAGACGTGAAAAGAGAAAATAACGCAGAGACACAGAGAAGAGTAAAGTTGTCCAAGGCGATGAAAAGCGGGCACAAAGCGGGGAAAGGACGCGCGACGGGGGCGGAAGATGCGCTGCTGCGGCGGATCGCGGGCGCCGCCTGGGTGGGGAAAAACGCGGGGTTGCGCGTGGGCATCGGAGACGACGCGGCGCTGTTCGCGCCGTCGGCGGGGCACGAAACGGTGCTGACCTGCGACTGGTTCCTGGAGGGCGTGCATTTCCTGCGGGAAAAGCATCCCGCCAAGGCGGTGGGCTGGAAATGCCTGGCGCGCGCGGTGAGCGACATTGCGGCGATGGGCGGGGTGCCGCGCTGTTTCCTGTTGGGGCTGGCGCTGCCGGAGACACATACGGGGCGGTGGCTGAAAGAGTTTCTGGGGGGATTGCGGCGGGCTTCGCGGCGGCTGGGCTGCACGCTGGCGGGCGGGGACACGACGCGGACCGGGCAGATCCTCATTCACGTGACGGCGGTGGGCGAGGTACGGCGCGGCGAGGGGGTGTTGCGCGCGGGAGCGCGGCCGGGGGACACGATCTTCGTGAGCGGAGCGCTGGGCGGGGCGGAACTGGGGCTGCGGTTGCTGCAGAGCAAGAGGCAGCGGATAGAGAGCAACGACCCGCGGCTGCGGAGACACCTCTATCCGGAGCCGCGGCTGGCGCTGGGGCAGTGGCTGGCGGAAAAGCGGCTGGCCACGGCGATGATGGACATTTCCGACGGGCTGTCCACAGATCTGACGCGGCTGTGCGCGGCGAGCCAGGCGGGAGCGCGGATTGCGGCGGGGCAGATTCCGCTGGGCGCGGCCAGCGCGGAGGCGCGAGAGCTGCGGGTGGATGCGCTGGAGCTGGCGCTGCATGGCGGGGAGGATTACGAGCTGCTGTTCACGGCGCGCAAAGGGCAGGAGATTCCGCGGGCGTACCACGGAGTGCCGCTAACGGCCATCGGAGAGATTACGGCGAAGCGGGAGATTGTGCTGGTGCGCCGCGATGGCAAAATCGCCGCGCTGCGGGCGGGAGGCTGGGACCCGTTTGCGCGGAGATGAAGCAGGCGGCTAGTGAGCCGGAGGACGCTCGGGGGGCTCGTCCTCGGTGGGGGCGGTGTCCGGGGTGTCCACGATGACGTGATGCTCGCCCGCCTGCTGCTCGAGCGGGGTGACATTGGCGAAGTCGAGGACGGGCATGCCGGCCAGGGCGCCCTGCATGAACTGGAGCCAGATGGGGAGGGCGGCGCGCGCGCCGGTCTCCGCCTTGCCGAGGGAGATGGCCTTGTCGTCGTAGCCCACCCAGACTCCGGTGGTGATCTGCGGAGTAAACCCCATATACCAGGCGTCGGTGTAATCCTGCGTGGTGCCGGTCTTGCCGGCGCTGGGACGGCCGAGCTGCTTGGCCTGCACGCCGGTGCCGAACTGCACAACCTCTTCCAGCATGGCGGTCATAGTGCGGGCCACGTCGGGGGAGACGACGTCATGGACTTCGGGGTGGGCCTCCTCGAGGAGCGCGCCTTCGTAGGTGGTGACGCGGCGGATCAGGTGCGCGTCGATGCGGATGCCGTCGTTGGGGAAGGCGGTGAAGGCGGAGACATGCTCGAGCAGGCGCAGGTCGGCGGAGCCCAGCGCCAGGGGGAGATAAGGAGGCAGCGGCGAAGTGATGCCGAAGCGGCGGGCCATGTCCACGACAGTGTTGATGCCGATTTTTTCGGCGAGCTTGACGGCGGGAACGTTGCGCGAGCCGGCGAGGGCGCGGCGCAGGGTGATCATGCCTTCGAACTTTTCGTCGTAGTTGCGCGGGGAGTAGGGATTGCCGCCGCTGACGGTGGTGAAGGGAGCGTCGAGAATGGTGTCGAAGGGGGTGAGGCCCTTTTCGATGGCGGCGGCATAGACGTAGGGCTTGAAGGAGCTGCCGACCTGGCGGAGGGACTGCGTGGCGCGGTTGAACTTGGAGTCCTCAAAGCTGTAGCCGCCGACCATGGCTTTGATCTCGCCGCTGGAGTTGTCGATGGAGACGAGGGCGGCCTGGGCGGTGGGCTGCTGCTCGAGCTGGACGCGTGCGGTGGTTGCGCGCAAGTCGAGAATAGCGAACTGGGCGAGGTCGCCGGGCTGGAGGAGTTCGTTGGGGCGCTTGCGGCCGGTCCAAGCGAATTCGGAGGGGGAGAGAAAGGCGCGGTAGGGACCGATCTTGATGAGGGCGGTCTTGTCGTCGGAAGAGAGGACCAGGCCGGTGACGTAGCTGCCTTTTTCGATGGGGCGGCGCCAGTCGTCGTCTTCGTAGGAATCGAGCTTGCCGAGATGGTCCCGGAGGATGTTGGGGAGGCCGCCGCGCCAGCCGTGGCGGCGGTCGTAAGCGTGCAGGCCGTCGCGGACGGCCTGGTTGGCGGCGCGCTGCATGGGAACGCTGAGGGTGGTGTAGACGCGCAGGCCGCGCTCGTGGACGGCTTCGGTGCCGTAGGTAGACTCGAGATACTTGCGGATCTCTTCGAAGAAGTAGGGCGCGAGATCGTTGCGCGGGTACTGGATGTGCAGGCCCAGGGGGGATTTGCGGGCGGCGTCGGCTTCGGCGGGGGAGATCTTCCCTTCCTCGGCCATGCGCGAGAGGACGAGATTGCGGCGCTCGCGGGCGAGGTCGGGATTGTTGAGCGGGGAATATTTGGGGCCGTTGACCAGGCCGGCGAGGAGCGCGGCTTCGGGGAGCTTGAGGTCGGTGACGGGCTTGCCGAAATAGAAGAGCGAGGCGGCGGCGAAACCGTAGTTGCCGTGGGCGAGATAGATCTGGTTGGCGTACATGGTGAAGATCTGGGGCTTGGTGTAGCGGCGCTCGATCTGCAGGGCCAGGAGGATCTCCTGTATCTTGCGGCGGAAGCTGCGGTCGGAGCGGTCGAGGAAGAGAGTGCCGGCGAGCTGCATGGTGATGGTGCTGGCGCCTTCGGCGATGCGGCGGCGGCGGATGTTGCGCAGGGCGGCGCCGGCGACGCGGGGGAAATCGATGCCCCAGTGCTCCTGGAAGTGCTGGTCCTCGATGGCCACGACGGCGTTGAAGAGCACCTTGGGGGTCTGCTCCCAGGTCATCAGGACGCGGCGCTGCAGGGCAAAGCTGCCGACGAGCTGGCCGTCGTCGGCGTAGATTTCGGTGACCACGTTGGGGCGGTAGGTTTCGAGCGCGCGGATTTCCGGGAGGTCGCTGGCATAGACAAAGAGCAGGCCGCAGGCGGCGCCGAGGGTGATGGAGCAGAAGAGGAGAAAGGCGAGGGCGACGCGGTCCATCAGCTTCCAGCCGCGGAGGTGCAGGGTGATCGGAGGCAGGCTCAGCATCGAAAGCCGAGTTTATCGCAGATGAAGTGGATTGCGGAGAGGCGATGCGCGGGGGAGTTTCTATGTCGAGACGGGCGCCTACAGGCGCTCGTAATAGTGTTCGCCGGAGCAGGCACGGCAGAGAGTGCGGCCGTCCTTGACGATTTCGCGCTTGAAGTTGATGCCTTCGCCGCATTGCGCGCAGACGACGCGCGGGCCCTTGAAGCCGGGAAGATCTTCGGGGCGGACTTCGACTTTTACCCATTGTTTGGAGAAGAGGACGTCATCGGGAAGCGCGGCGTAGGCTTTCTGCTGGGCGGCTTCGCGTTGGAGATCGGGGAACATGGCGCGGGCGGCGTCTTTGGAGGATTCCCTGGCGGCGATGCGCACGGCGCGGCCGGTTTGCAGGTCCACGAAGGTGGCGGCGACCTTGCCCCAGTCGCGGAATTTGAGCGCGCGCTTGCCGAGGCGGCAGTTGGCGACAAGGGCGACGGCGTCGGTGACGCAGCGGTCGATTTCCACATAGGTGACGATGCGCTTGCGTTCGGCGATGGGGTCGGTGATGCCGAGTTCGCGCAGGCCGTGCATGGCCAGGCGCACGCCGAGGACCTGGCCGGCGCAGATGTGCCCGTGGGTCTGGGCGGCGAGGGCGAGGTATTCGTCGAGGGATTTCATGGCCAGAAGAAGTTTACAGTTGAGAGTTGAGAGTTGAAAGTCGAAAGAAAGAGCAAGAGATCCTGAGGGCGAAGGAGCGCAGCGCAAGAATTGAACCTGGCGGGGATTCAGTCGAGATCCTTCGCTTCGCTCAGGATGACAAAACCATCCAAGCTGAGCGGTCAACTATTGCGCTGGTTTCTCCGGTCCCGACCAGGGGTGGGGGGAGCGGGCTTCGAGGAAGGCCAGGACGGTCATGGCCAAGGAGAGGGCGAGAAGGAGGCCGTCGCGGAAGACGGTTTTGATGGTGAGGGGTTCGGGATTGGCGAAGCAGCCGCAGTTGATCGACAGGCCGAGGGCGTAGGAGCGGACGACGACGACAAAGAAGCCGAGCATGATCAGGCTGGCGAGGGAGGCCCAAATGCGCAGGCGCCAGCCGAGGAGAAGCAGCAGGCCCAAGGCGATTTCCGCGAAAGGCAGAGTGTGGGCGACGAAGTTCACGCCCCACGGGGGCAGCATCTGGTAGGAATCCACCTGCATGGCGAAGAAGGAGAGAGCCAGGGCGATGGGCGGACGGGGATGCATGGTGGGCAGGAAGATTTTGGCGTAGCCGGCGTAAATGAAGATGGCGGCGAGGACCAGGCGGCCCAGCCAGATGATGGAGCGGCGCAGATTGAGGGGAAAGGATTGCATCATGAATTTATCCTGGCTGCACCAAACTATTTCTGGTTGAGGAGCTGGTTAAGGAACTGGCGGAGGATGTCATAGCTCATGACCCCGCCGTAGGGATAGGTCTGGCCGTTGGCGAAAAAGACGGTGGTGGGCGTTTGCGAGACGTTGTAGAAATGGCCGAGGGCGATGTCTTTCTCGATGGCCTCATCGAGGGTACCGCTCTTGACCAGGGCGCGGACCTTGACCATCTGCGCAGGAGTGAGGACTTTGGCGACCGTGCCGTCGATGTCGCCGCTGGCCGCCCAGGAGTCCTGATTCTCGAAGAGCACGCGCTCGACCTGCTCGTATTTGCCGAGGCGCGCGGCGGCGCTGGCATATTGCGCGGCGACGCGGGAGTGGGCGTGCATGGGCAGCGGGAAATCGCGATGGATGAGATAGACCTTGCCGGTGCTGACGTAATCATCGAAGAGCTGGCGCCAGATGGTCATGTAGAGGGTGCGGCAGGCCGGACATTGAAAATCGCTGAAGACCTCCATAGTAATGGGAGCGGACTTCGAGCCGAAGGCCTTGTGAGGATCGACAGGGGCGGCGGCGGATTTGGCCTGCGGCAGAGCGGCGGTGTAGGCCAGTGAGCCCGCCAGACCCACAACTACCGTAAGAATGATTGCCGGCAACAGTCGCAGTCGAAGCACGCACGCCTCCCGAAAGTTCCTCGCTGCTTAGACCAAGGCAAGCAAGGTAATGATAGCAAAGGCCGAAATTGTACCCCGAAACCGGGGCGGATGGAGCGGTCGAGGAGAAAAAGCCGCCCGGGGGGCCAGCCAGTTGAAGGTGAGATGCAGAAAATGGATGGGAGTTTGCGTAGAGGTGGAAGAAGATAATAGGGGAGTCAGAAATATTTTTTAATCTGTAAGTATAAGAATATAATAATCTTACAACTGCAATCAACCATCTTGACAAGAAGACACTCAACTCGTATACTCGCGCAGGACTGAGGGCGTAAGAGGTACAGGGGTTCCCGGGCGGCATGGCCGCCGCACTGTACTGGCAAAATTATAGAGATTTCGGAGGGCAAGGGGCAATGAGCAAGATTATAGGTATTGACCTGGGGACAACGAACTCGGTGGTGGCGGTGATGCAGGGCGGCGAGCCGGTAGTGATCCCGAACCAGGAAGGCGGGCGGACGACGCCCTCGGTGGTAGCCATCACCAAAACCGGGGAGCGGCTGGTGGGGCAGGTGGCCAAGCGCCAGGCGGTAACCAACCCGGAGAATACGGTCTATTCGATCAAGCGCTTCATGGGCCGGCACTACAACGAAGTGAGCGAAGAGATGAAGCGGGTACCCTACAAGGTGGTCAAGGGCACGCACGACGACGCCCGCATCGAGATTTTCGACAAGGTGTACAGCGCGCCGGAGATCTCCGCGATGATCCTAACCAAACTGAAGACCGCGGCGGAAGATTTTCTGGGCGAAAAGGTGAGCAAGGCGGTGATCACCGTGCCGGCGTATTTCAACGACGCGCAGCGGCAGGCCACCAAGCAGGCGGGAGAGATCGCCGGGCTGGAAGTGGTGCGGATCATCAACGAGCCGACGGCGGCGGCGCTGGCCTACGGGCTCGACAAGAAGAGCGACGAGACGATCGCGGTCTATGACCTGGGCGGCGGGACGTTCGACATCTCGGTGCTGGAAGTGGGCAGCGGGGTGGTGGAAGTGAAGTCCACGAACGGGGACACGCACCTGGGCGGGGACGACGTGGACCAGCGGATCATGGACTGGATGATCGAGGTCTTCAAGAAGGAAGACGGAATTGACGTGAGCAAGGATCGCATGGCGCTGCAGCGGCTGAAGGAAGCGGCGGAGAAGGCCAAGATCGAGCTCTCGCAGCTGATGGAGACGGAGATCAACCTGCCGTTCTTGACGGCGGACGCCACGGGGCCGAAGCATTTCCAGAAGAAGCTGACGCGCATCCGGCTGGAGCAGATGATCGGAGACCTGCTGGACCGCTCGATGCGCCCGGTAAAGCAGGCGCTGGAAGACGCGAAGATGTCGCCGACGAACATCCAGGAAGTGGTGCTGGTGGGCGGGTCGACGCGGATCCCCAAGGTGCAGGCGCTGGTGCGCGAATTCTTCGGAGGCAAGGAGCCGCACAAGGGAGTGAACCCGGACGAAGTGGTGGCCGTGGGCGCGGCGATTCAGGGCGCGGTGCTGGCGGGCGAGGTGAAGGACATCCTGCTGCTGGACGTGACGCCGCTGTCGCTGGGCGTGGAAACGCTGGGCGGGGTGATGACGGTGCAGATCCAGCGAAACACGACGATCCCGACGCGCAAAGTGGAGACGTACTCGACCGCTTCGGACAACCAGTCAGGGGTGGAGATCCACGTCATGCAGGGGGAGCGTAAATTCGCCAAGGACAATCGCTCGCTGGGGACGTTCAAGCTGGACGGGATTCCGCCGGCACCGCGCGGGGTGCCGCAGATCGAAGTGACGTTTGATATCGATGCCAACGGCATCCTGAACGTGACGGCGAAAGACAAGGCCAGCAACAAGGAACAGAAGATCACCATCACCGCGTCCACGGGGCTGACCAAGGACGAAGCGGAGAAGATGCGCGTGGAAGCGGAATCGCACGCCGAAGAAGACCGGCGGCGGCTGGAGGAAGTGGACGCGCGCAACCGCCTGGACGGGCTGCTCTACCAGGCCGAGAAGATGCTGCGGGAAAACCGCGAGAAGCTGGCCGAGGGGGACGTGAAGGCGGCGGAAACGGCCATCGAAGAGGCCAAGAAGGCCATGGCCGTGACCGACGGTGGCACGGCGGCGCTGCGGACAGCGACAGAAAACCTGGAGCGCGCCCTGCACAAGATCGCCGAGACGCTGTACCAGGCGGGACAAGCGGCGGGAGCGGCGGGCGGCGCGGAACCTGGCGCAGCGGGTCCGGCGGGCGGGGCCGCACCCGGCGCGGCGGCGGGCGGAAAGAAGGAAGGCGAAGTGATTGACGCCGAGTACGTGGACGTGGATGAGAAGAAGCGGCCGAATTGAAGGCGGCTTGCGCGAATTGGTGTGACAAGGATTTAGAAATTGGGTAGAGGAGACGCGAGTGACGGCGATTGACGGGGTAAAGCGCGTGGGGCCACCGCAGGCAGTGCAGAAGCTGCGGGAGAATTTCTACCTGGTGCAGGTGCCGGTGAACGAAGTGCCGACGGCGGACTGGAAGCGGCTTTTTTATGATACGCAGCAGGCGCCGCCGGCGGATTTTCCGCCCCGGTCGGTAGAAATGCTGGGGTTGTCGCTGCGTTTCCGCTCCGAGGGTACGCTGGTGGAGCAACGGATCACGCTGATCGACAAGTGGATCGAGCGCGCCAACCAGAAAGAAGCGGCGATGGGCGGGCGCAGCGAAGAGCGGCAGAAGCGGCGCGAGGAACTGGGGCGGGAACAGACGGAGCTCGCGGAGTGGAATGGAAAGTGGGCGAAGCTGTGAAGCGAGTGGAAAGCGGGCGCGCAGCGGGAAGGTTCTCTTCCCTTTCCACTTTTGACGGTTAATTTTTGCCGCGGTCCGGACATCGATGCCGCCAACATCTAAAACCGATTTCTACGAACTGCTGGGGGTCCCGCGCAAGGCGGGAGCCAAGGATATTCGCGCCGCGTTCCGCAAGCTGGCGCGCAAGTACCATCCTGACCTGAATCCCGGCGACAAAGCCGCAGAAGAAAAATTCAAGCAAATCCAGGAAGCCTACGACGTTCTCTCCGATACGAAGAAGCGGCAGATGTACGACCAGCACGGCTTCTACAGCGAGAATTATCAGGGCGGGCCGGGGCCGGGCGCGGGGGAAGGACCGGGCGGAGTGCAGTTCGATTTCGGGGGCTTCGATTTCGGAGGCGCGGGCAGCGGCGCGAGCTTTCGCGATCTGTTCAGCCAGTTTTTCCGCGGCGGCGCGGGGGTAGAACACGCAGAAGCAGGGCGCGAGCCGGGCGGAGACCTGGAATACCAGCTGGAGATCGACTTCCGGGATGCGGTGCGCGGGGTAGTAAAGAAGCTGTCGATCGTGCGCCTGGACGGGTGCGAGATCTGCCACGGCACGGGGGCCATCGGCACGCCGCAGACGTGCACGGGGTGCGGGGGCACGGGAGTGATCCAGCAGGCGGCGGGCAAGATGCGCTTCAACGTGCCGTGCACGCGGTGCGGAGGCACGGGCAAGCTGCACACGGCGTGCCGCGCGTGCGGCGGCGAAGGGCGCGTGCGGCGCACGGAAACGATCGACGTGCGCATCCCGGCGGGTGTGGCCAGCGGGTCGCGGGTGCGCGTGCCGGGCAAGGGCAATGCCGGAACGATGGGGGCGCCGCCGGGCGATCTGTATTTGCGGGTGGTGGTGAAGGAGCATGCGGTGTTCGAACGGCAAGGCAACGATCTGTACGTGA
This is a stretch of genomic DNA from Terriglobia bacterium. It encodes these proteins:
- a CDS encoding TraR/DksA C4-type zinc finger protein, which gives rise to MKSLDEYLALAAQTHGHICAGQVLGVRLAMHGLRELGITDPIAERKRIVTYVEIDRCVTDAVALVANCRLGKRALKFRDWGKVAATFVDLQTGRAVRIAARESSKDAARAMFPDLQREAAQQKAYAALPDDVLFSKQWVKVEVRPEDLPGFKGPRVVCAQCGEGINFKREIVKDGRTLCRACSGEHYYERL
- a CDS encoding M23 family metallopeptidase, whose product is MFKGKSYTFYVASSPGHLRKMTVSAYVLQGVAVLALIGSISVAAAVASYSRMLWKVGNYNALRHQQDTLKLQYRQLQTTVNDTNQRIDSLQSLATEVAMTYGVLRYKPAMFDLRDTASTPEAVFERSLEQFTFLKRNASAITVSSNGLRLMPALSFADSAYTPSIWPVLGHITDAFGERLDPFSGEGAFHTGVDIGSDYGAPVHVSADGFVTIAENHAGYGRLVVVDHGFGITTWYAHLSAFATMTGAHVKRGQVIGYTGISGRTTGPHVHYEVRMNNAPVNPWRYLRAVPTSAGGD
- the dnaJ gene encoding molecular chaperone DnaJ, translated to MPPTSKTDFYELLGVPRKAGAKDIRAAFRKLARKYHPDLNPGDKAAEEKFKQIQEAYDVLSDTKKRQMYDQHGFYSENYQGGPGPGAGEGPGGVQFDFGGFDFGGAGSGASFRDLFSQFFRGGAGVEHAEAGREPGGDLEYQLEIDFRDAVRGVVKKLSIVRLDGCEICHGTGAIGTPQTCTGCGGTGVIQQAAGKMRFNVPCTRCGGTGKLHTACRACGGEGRVRRTETIDVRIPAGVASGSRVRVPGKGNAGTMGAPPGDLYLRVVVKEHAVFERQGNDLYVKVPVTVAEATLGAKIEVPTIDGRALVRIPPGTNSGQRLRLREKGVASARSGARGDQYVEVQVVVPQPTDERVRNLMKELESIAPEDPRKELFGKAGV
- a CDS encoding VOC family protein; the protein is MPSVELKQIPQICVVVRDVQEAMERYWKTFGIGPWQVYTMAPPLMTEMTIREKPEPYSMRIALAQVGNIQWELIQPLTGQSIYKEFLEQSGEGVHHVLSVVDDYDRALAGFKAAGMQPLMGGTWRGATFMYVDARKQLGTIVEIFKTNPDFALPEPEATYPAGK
- the thiL gene encoding thiamine-phosphate kinase — encoded protein: MSKAMKSGHKAGKGRATGAEDALLRRIAGAAWVGKNAGLRVGIGDDAALFAPSAGHETVLTCDWFLEGVHFLREKHPAKAVGWKCLARAVSDIAAMGGVPRCFLLGLALPETHTGRWLKEFLGGLRRASRRLGCTLAGGDTTRTGQILIHVTAVGEVRRGEGVLRAGARPGDTIFVSGALGGAELGLRLLQSKRQRIESNDPRLRRHLYPEPRLALGQWLAEKRLATAMMDISDGLSTDLTRLCAASQAGARIAAGQIPLGAASAEARELRVDALELALHGGEDYELLFTARKGQEIPRAYHGVPLTAIGEITAKREIVLVRRDGKIAALRAGGWDPFARR
- a CDS encoding PBP1A family penicillin-binding protein, whose protein sequence is MDRVALAFLLFCSITLGAACGLLFVYASDLPEIRALETYRPNVVTEIYADDGQLVGSFALQRRVLMTWEQTPKVLFNAVVAIEDQHFQEHWGIDFPRVAGAALRNIRRRRIAEGASTITMQLAGTLFLDRSDRSFRRKIQEILLALQIERRYTKPQIFTMYANQIYLAHGNYGFAAASLFYFGKPVTDLKLPEAALLAGLVNGPKYSPLNNPDLARERRNLVLSRMAEEGKISPAEADAARKSPLGLHIQYPRNDLAPYFFEEIRKYLESTYGTEAVHERGLRVYTTLSVPMQRAANQAVRDGLHAYDRRHGWRGGLPNILRDHLGKLDSYEDDDWRRPIEKGSYVTGLVLSSDDKTALIKIGPYRAFLSPSEFAWTGRKRPNELLQPGDLAQFAILDLRATTARVQLEQQPTAQAALVSIDNSSGEIKAMVGGYSFEDSKFNRATQSLRQVGSSFKPYVYAAAIEKGLTPFDTILDAPFTTVSGGNPYSPRNYDEKFEGMITLRRALAGSRNVPAVKLAEKIGINTVVDMARRFGITSPLPPYLPLALGSADLRLLEHVSAFTAFPNDGIRIDAHLIRRVTTYEGALLEEAHPEVHDVVSPDVARTMTAMLEEVVQFGTGVQAKQLGRPSAGKTGTTQDYTDAWYMGFTPQITTGVWVGYDDKAISLGKAETGARAALPIWLQFMQGALAGMPVLDFANVTPLEQQAGEHHVIVDTPDTAPTEDEPPERPPAH
- a CDS encoding thioredoxin domain-containing protein; this translates as MLRLRLLPAIILTVVVGLAGSLAYTAALPQAKSAAAPVDPHKAFGSKSAPITMEVFSDFQCPACRTLYMTIWRQLFDDYVSTGKVYLIHRDFPLPMHAHSRVAAQYASAAARLGKYEQVERVLFENQDSWAASGDIDGTVAKVLTPAQMVKVRALVKSGTLDEAIEKDIALGHFYNVSQTPTTVFFANGQTYPYGGVMSYDILRQFLNQLLNQK
- a CDS encoding DoxX family membrane protein → MMQSFPLNLRRSIIWLGRLVLAAIFIYAGYAKIFLPTMHPRPPIALALSFFAMQVDSYQMLPPWGVNFVAHTLPFAEIALGLLLLLGWRLRIWASLASLIMLGFFVVVVRSYALGLSINCGCFANPEPLTIKTVFRDGLLLALSLAMTVLAFLEARSPHPWSGPEKPAQ
- the dnaK gene encoding molecular chaperone DnaK codes for the protein MSKIIGIDLGTTNSVVAVMQGGEPVVIPNQEGGRTTPSVVAITKTGERLVGQVAKRQAVTNPENTVYSIKRFMGRHYNEVSEEMKRVPYKVVKGTHDDARIEIFDKVYSAPEISAMILTKLKTAAEDFLGEKVSKAVITVPAYFNDAQRQATKQAGEIAGLEVVRIINEPTAAALAYGLDKKSDETIAVYDLGGGTFDISVLEVGSGVVEVKSTNGDTHLGGDDVDQRIMDWMIEVFKKEDGIDVSKDRMALQRLKEAAEKAKIELSQLMETEINLPFLTADATGPKHFQKKLTRIRLEQMIGDLLDRSMRPVKQALEDAKMSPTNIQEVVLVGGSTRIPKVQALVREFFGGKEPHKGVNPDEVVAVGAAIQGAVLAGEVKDILLLDVTPLSLGVETLGGVMTVQIQRNTTIPTRKVETYSTASDNQSGVEIHVMQGERKFAKDNRSLGTFKLDGIPPAPRGVPQIEVTFDIDANGILNVTAKDKASNKEQKITITASTGLTKDEAEKMRVEAESHAEEDRRRLEEVDARNRLDGLLYQAEKMLRENREKLAEGDVKAAETAIEEAKKAMAVTDGGTAALRTATENLERALHKIAETLYQAGQAAGAAGGAEPGAAGPAGGAAPGAAAGGKKEGEVIDAEYVDVDEKKRPN